From a single Helicovermis profundi genomic region:
- the nrdJ gene encoding ribonucleoside-triphosphate reductase, adenosylcobalamin-dependent translates to MLKVIKRNNASVEFDVKKIVRAIENAMSETKNGTDSKLSNQIGSEILTFLENKEEVSVEDIQDLVEIKLMDSTRKDVAKRYIIYRNEQDKTRSKRKGDSRLLSDEFISTYKHMVSPLKQIGNFVYYRTYSRWLPDEKRREHWWETVRRAVEYNCSLTNSPREEAENLFDNIFNLRQFLSGRTFWVGNTSVAKDYPMANYNCSFQVINDFEAFRDVFYLLMIGSGVGVRILKEDVEKLPKVRSDYELIHKDYSAIPKKEREDSTSLEFFYNNTVKITVGDSKEGWVQSLDFFFKLLYSNEYRNIKTIIVDYDHVRPKGEKLNSFGGTASGHTSLKNMFEKISRTIKKAALRDGATDIYKKIKLRPIDCLDISNIIGENVVVGGVRRTAEIVLVDENDNEAIDAKTSLYKQEEGKWIVDKEIIHRQMSNNSIYYTKKPTRERLHWQIERMRYSGEPAWVNAEAGEKRRTNFNGVNPCGEILLDNKGLCNLTTLNVYAFVKEDGSLDTNGLFKAQRLSARASYRMTTVELEIPAWDAVQKRDRLLGCSLTGWQDMVNATDMSKEEQADLLRKMRDVAKKEAEMYAMELGGPVPLLVTTVKPEGTLSQLPTVSSGVHYSHSPYYIRRVRISADDPLVKVCEELNYPVFPEVGQEIETCTTKVVEFPVKSPLGKTKYDVSAIEQLENYKLFMDNYVDHNCSITIHVRNHEWDEVEEWVWKHWDEVMAVSFLSLDDSFYELLPYESISEEEYYEKLNAMQPFIPSLISKYEKEEIDFDIGNEGCETGACPIR, encoded by the coding sequence TTGTTAAAGGTAATCAAGAGAAACAATGCATCAGTTGAATTTGATGTAAAGAAAATTGTAAGAGCTATTGAAAATGCTATGAGTGAAACTAAAAATGGAACCGATTCTAAGTTAAGCAATCAAATCGGAAGTGAAATACTTACTTTTTTAGAAAATAAAGAAGAAGTAAGCGTAGAGGATATTCAAGATTTAGTTGAAATTAAACTTATGGATAGTACAAGAAAAGATGTTGCTAAGAGATATATAATTTACAGAAACGAGCAAGATAAAACTCGTTCAAAAAGAAAGGGTGATTCGAGATTATTATCTGACGAATTCATTAGCACATATAAACATATGGTTTCGCCACTTAAACAAATAGGAAATTTTGTTTATTATAGAACGTATTCTAGGTGGCTTCCTGATGAAAAACGTAGAGAACATTGGTGGGAAACTGTTAGACGAGCTGTTGAATATAATTGTAGTTTAACGAATTCACCAAGAGAAGAAGCGGAAAATTTATTTGATAATATCTTTAATTTAAGACAATTTCTTTCAGGAAGGACGTTTTGGGTAGGAAACACTTCTGTAGCAAAAGATTATCCTATGGCAAATTATAATTGTTCTTTTCAGGTAATTAATGATTTTGAGGCATTTAGAGATGTTTTTTATCTATTAATGATTGGTTCTGGAGTAGGAGTAAGAATATTAAAAGAAGATGTTGAAAAATTGCCAAAAGTTAGATCTGATTATGAATTAATTCATAAAGATTATTCTGCAATTCCTAAAAAAGAGAGAGAAGACTCAACTAGTTTAGAATTCTTTTATAATAACACTGTAAAAATAACCGTAGGTGATAGTAAGGAAGGGTGGGTTCAATCTTTAGATTTCTTCTTTAAATTACTTTATTCAAATGAATATAGAAATATTAAAACAATTATTGTTGATTATGATCACGTTAGGCCAAAAGGTGAAAAACTAAATTCATTTGGTGGTACTGCAAGTGGTCATACTTCACTTAAAAATATGTTCGAAAAGATTTCAAGAACTATCAAGAAAGCAGCACTTAGAGATGGAGCAACCGATATTTATAAAAAAATTAAGTTAAGACCAATTGATTGTTTAGATATTTCTAATATTATTGGTGAAAATGTTGTTGTTGGTGGAGTAAGAAGAACGGCTGAAATAGTATTAGTCGATGAAAATGATAATGAAGCAATTGATGCTAAAACTAGTCTTTATAAGCAAGAAGAGGGTAAATGGATAGTAGATAAGGAAATTATTCATAGACAGATGAGTAATAATTCTATATACTACACAAAAAAACCAACTAGAGAAAGGTTGCATTGGCAAATTGAAAGAATGAGGTATTCTGGGGAACCTGCTTGGGTAAACGCAGAAGCTGGAGAAAAAAGAAGGACGAATTTTAATGGAGTAAATCCATGTGGAGAAATTCTTTTAGATAATAAAGGTTTATGTAATTTAACTACATTAAATGTTTACGCTTTTGTAAAAGAAGATGGTTCTTTGGATACTAATGGATTATTTAAAGCGCAAAGACTTTCTGCGAGAGCAAGTTACAGAATGACTACAGTAGAACTTGAAATTCCTGCATGGGATGCAGTTCAAAAAAGAGATAGATTACTTGGATGCTCATTGACGGGATGGCAGGATATGGTTAATGCCACAGATATGAGTAAAGAAGAACAGGCAGACTTACTTAGAAAAATGAGAGACGTTGCAAAAAAAGAAGCAGAAATGTATGCTATGGAGCTTGGAGGACCTGTTCCACTTCTAGTTACTACGGTTAAACCAGAGGGTACCTTAAGTCAACTTCCTACTGTTTCAAGTGGTGTACATTATTCACATTCGCCATATTATATAAGAAGAGTAAGGATAAGTGCTGATGATCCACTAGTTAAAGTTTGTGAGGAACTTAATTACCCAGTATTCCCAGAAGTAGGTCAGGAAATTGAAACGTGTACAACTAAAGTTGTAGAATTTCCAGTTAAATCGCCACTAGGCAAAACTAAGTATGATGTTTCTGCAATTGAACAACTAGAAAATTATAAATTATTTATGGATAATTATGTTGACCATAATTGTTCGATAACAATTCATGTTAGAAATCATGAATGGGATGAAGTTGAAGAGTGGGTATGGAAACATTGGGACGAAGTAATGGCGGTTTCATTCTTGTCTTTAGATGATAGTTTTTACGAGCTATTACCTTATGAGTCTATAAGTGAAGAGGAATATTATGAAAAGTTAAATGCCATGCAACCATTTATTCCTTCTTTAATATCTAAATACGAGAAAGAAGAAATAGATTTCGATATAGGAAATGAAGGTTGTGAAACAGGAGCTTGTCCTATAAGATAG
- a CDS encoding thioredoxin family protein produces MIKKLYNKGIKFEKFILNDESKHKEIMLKFSDNSSIDEGLKNEIELLNIKTKILVFGELWCPDCTVNISALQILSKFNKKIEFRILPRNGFENDIKELTGLDEVKIPTIIVMNNTYKIKGQFIERPQEILELENEENQVKRIVNMKEYRNGLYIGETIKEIIEIIKRDL; encoded by the coding sequence ATGATTAAAAAATTATACAATAAAGGAATAAAATTTGAGAAGTTTATATTAAATGATGAAAGTAAGCATAAAGAAATAATGCTGAAGTTTTCTGATAATAGTTCAATAGATGAAGGATTAAAAAATGAAATAGAATTATTAAATATAAAAACAAAAATTCTTGTGTTTGGTGAATTATGGTGTCCAGATTGCACAGTAAATATATCTGCACTTCAGATATTAAGTAAATTTAATAAGAAAATTGAATTTAGAATTCTTCCGAGAAACGGTTTTGAAAATGATATAAAAGAATTAACAGGACTAGATGAGGTGAAAATACCTACTATTATAGTTATGAATAATACCTACAAAATTAAAGGACAATTTATTGAAAGGCCGCAAGAAATTTTGGAATTAGAAAATGAAGAAAATCAAGTTAAACGAATTGTGAATATGAAAGAATATAGAAATGGATTGTATATTGGAGAGACAATAAAAGAGATTATTGAAATAATTAAAAGAGATTTGTAG
- the dusB gene encoding tRNA dihydrouridine synthase DusB, with protein sequence MKIGNIELKSDVILGPMAGVTDFAFRKICKEFGVGLMVSEMISTKALFYNDEKTKRIMKIDKNEKPIALQIFGSDPKVYEVVVESLNKSENDILDINMGCPAPKIVKNGDGSALMKNPKLAYEIMKITKEVSSKPVTVKIRKGWDENSVNAVEIAILAEKAGVDAITIHGRTRDEFYSGKADYNIIKEVKRNVSIPVIGNGDVFSVKDAIRLKNETEVDAIMVARGAQGNPWLIREIDTYFKTGKIISKPTINEIIETTLKHFEYLIDLKGERIAILEMRKHASWYIKGIKNSAKIKNLINRTTCKEDLKCLLKSLI encoded by the coding sequence ATGAAGATAGGAAATATTGAGTTAAAAAGTGATGTTATTCTCGGTCCAATGGCGGGTGTAACAGACTTTGCATTTAGGAAAATCTGCAAAGAATTTGGAGTAGGACTTATGGTATCCGAAATGATATCAACTAAAGCTTTATTTTATAATGATGAAAAAACAAAACGAATTATGAAAATTGATAAAAATGAAAAACCAATCGCACTTCAGATATTTGGTTCGGATCCAAAAGTATATGAAGTGGTGGTAGAGAGTTTAAATAAAAGTGAAAATGATATTCTTGATATAAATATGGGGTGTCCTGCTCCTAAAATTGTTAAAAATGGTGATGGATCAGCTCTTATGAAGAATCCGAAACTTGCATATGAAATAATGAAAATAACAAAGGAAGTTTCATCAAAACCTGTAACAGTCAAAATAAGAAAGGGTTGGGATGAAAATTCAGTTAATGCTGTTGAGATTGCAATTTTAGCTGAAAAAGCAGGGGTTGATGCAATTACAATTCATGGTAGAACAAGAGATGAATTTTATTCTGGCAAAGCGGATTATAATATTATAAAAGAAGTTAAGAGAAATGTTAGTATACCGGTTATAGGAAATGGGGATGTTTTTTCTGTTAAAGATGCAATTAGGCTTAAAAATGAAACTGAGGTTGATGCTATAATGGTTGCAAGAGGAGCACAAGGCAATCCTTGGTTAATTAGAGAAATTGATACTTATTTTAAAACTGGGAAAATAATTTCTAAACCCACTATAAATGAAATAATTGAAACCACTTTAAAACATTTTGAATATTTAATTGACTTAAAGGGGGAGAGAATAGCAATCTTAGAAATGAGAAAGCATGCTTCTTGGTACATTAAAGGAATAAAAAATAGTGCTAAAATAAAAAACTTGATTAATAGAACTACTTGTAAGGAAGACTTAAAGTGTTTATTAAAATCTTTGATATAA
- a CDS encoding type III pantothenate kinase, producing MLLAFDVGNTNIVLGVYKEGKLLKDWRMSTDKKKSADEIGILVDQLFKYEGICLKDVSDVIISSVVPTIMYSLQHMAYKYCDCEAIVVGPGIKTGMNIKYYDPKQVGADRIVNAVSAFKKYGGPLIVVDFGTATTFCAITGKFEYLGGAILPGIKISSDALFQNAAKLTRVELIKPENVICKNTTKSIQSGIIYGYVGSVEYIVKRMKKEINEDNVKVVATGGLSNLIASEAELIDVVDKYLTLDGLYYIYSMNK from the coding sequence ATGTTATTAGCGTTTGATGTGGGAAACACCAATATAGTTCTTGGTGTTTACAAAGAAGGAAAATTGTTAAAAGATTGGAGAATGTCCACTGATAAGAAAAAATCTGCGGATGAAATCGGTATATTAGTAGATCAATTATTTAAATATGAAGGGATATGTTTAAAAGATGTATCTGATGTAATTATTTCATCAGTGGTTCCAACTATTATGTACTCTCTACAACATATGGCTTACAAATATTGTGACTGTGAAGCGATTGTGGTTGGACCAGGTATAAAAACTGGCATGAATATAAAATACTATGACCCTAAACAGGTTGGAGCGGATAGAATCGTAAATGCCGTGAGTGCGTTTAAAAAGTATGGAGGCCCTTTAATTGTAGTTGATTTTGGTACAGCAACAACTTTTTGTGCTATAACAGGCAAATTCGAATATTTAGGTGGGGCTATTCTTCCTGGAATAAAGATATCAAGTGATGCATTATTTCAAAATGCTGCAAAACTAACTAGAGTAGAACTTATAAAGCCGGAAAATGTTATCTGCAAAAATACTACAAAAAGTATTCAATCAGGAATTATATATGGTTATGTTGGTTCTGTTGAGTATATTGTTAAAAGAATGAAAAAAGAAATAAATGAAGATAATGTAAAGGTAGTGGCAACTGGTGGTTTATCGAATCTTATTGCTTCAGAAGCAGAATTAATAGATGTTGTAGATAAGTATTTAACGCTTGATGGATTGTATTATATTTATTCGATGAATAAATAA
- a CDS encoding biotin--[acetyl-CoA-carboxylase] ligase, whose translation MKEKIISILKEHKNKFVSGEEISNLLGVSRTSIWKVLKQLKASGYNIESAPKKGYKLLDDKNIYSKEEITLLLKSKGSNVEEVFYFDSINSTNEYAKEIGRNSNMENVLVISDIQTDGKGRLGRKWLSSESSGVWMSLLLKPNLNPTDASKITQIASAAIVTAIEEFYNLNVGIKWPNDIIINGKKIAGVLTEMNSELGEINFIVVGIGINVNTKSFPEEISDIASSLFLESGLEIDRKKIIEKVIYYFYKFYNEYIKNKEFNEVLDINKKKSVTLNRDVFIIRRNETFEAYAYDLNRDGELMVRDKDGKESVVFYGEVSIRGVAGYL comes from the coding sequence ATGAAAGAAAAAATAATATCCATATTAAAAGAACATAAGAATAAGTTTGTTTCTGGTGAGGAGATATCAAATTTATTAGGGGTAAGTAGAACTTCAATTTGGAAAGTTTTAAAGCAACTAAAAGCGAGTGGTTACAATATTGAATCTGCCCCTAAAAAAGGTTATAAATTACTAGATGATAAGAATATATATAGTAAAGAAGAAATTACTCTACTTTTAAAGTCAAAAGGAAGTAATGTAGAAGAAGTTTTTTATTTTGATTCAATAAATTCTACAAATGAGTATGCTAAAGAAATTGGAAGAAATAGTAATATGGAAAATGTTTTAGTCATATCGGATATCCAAACTGATGGCAAAGGTAGACTTGGAAGAAAATGGTTGTCGTCGGAAAGTTCAGGTGTTTGGATGTCTTTATTATTAAAACCGAATCTTAATCCAACTGATGCATCGAAGATTACTCAAATTGCTTCAGCGGCAATAGTAACAGCTATTGAAGAATTTTATAATCTAAATGTTGGTATTAAATGGCCAAATGATATAATTATAAATGGTAAAAAAATTGCTGGTGTATTAACGGAAATGAATTCAGAACTTGGAGAGATAAATTTTATTGTAGTTGGAATAGGTATTAATGTTAATACTAAGTCATTTCCTGAAGAAATATCGGATATTGCATCTTCCTTATTTCTCGAATCAGGTCTTGAAATAGATAGAAAAAAAATCATCGAAAAAGTAATATATTATTTTTATAAATTTTATAATGAATATATCAAAAACAAAGAATTTAATGAAGTTTTAGATATAAACAAAAAAAAATCTGTTACTTTAAATAGAGATGTTTTTATAATAAGACGAAACGAAACATTTGAGGCATATGCATATGATTTAAATAGAGACGGAGAATTAATGGTAAGAGATAAAGATGGAAAAGAGAGCGTAGTATTTTATGGTGAAGTTTCAATTAGAGGTGTAGCGGGTTATTTGTAA
- a CDS encoding CPBP family intramembrane glutamic endopeptidase — MKKPIKAILISLGLVLLFFSVQFFTSVSAGITYSVSASSNGITPDPKFIQDSIMSHINTILIISDFLLLFILWIAFVIKRVKIKEYISFSKLSLKNLPVFIGISFLAQSLSTFLLTLTNYIHPIENSYNDMLAVLKSQSIFITIISAVILAPITEEILFRGIIFKKLHNNINLKTAIVIQAMLFSFVHFNLAQTLPTFLLGVVLAYMYYKTNNLWVPIFIHIIYNGLATFITNVDENMQTILAIGMHSIAVITVIYLIYLYTKKRKILKVATD, encoded by the coding sequence ATGAAAAAGCCTATCAAAGCAATTTTAATTAGTTTAGGATTAGTGTTATTATTTTTTTCGGTTCAATTTTTTACTTCAGTATCCGCAGGAATTACATATTCTGTTTCTGCAAGTTCAAACGGCATAACGCCTGATCCAAAATTTATCCAAGACTCTATTATGTCGCATATAAATACAATTCTTATAATCAGCGATTTCCTACTCCTTTTTATACTCTGGATTGCATTTGTTATAAAAAGAGTAAAAATAAAAGAATATATTTCTTTTTCAAAACTTTCACTAAAAAATTTGCCTGTTTTTATTGGAATTTCTTTCTTAGCTCAATCACTTAGTACATTTTTATTAACACTTACAAATTACATTCACCCAATTGAAAATAGTTACAATGATATGCTTGCAGTTTTAAAATCACAAAGTATCTTTATAACTATTATTTCAGCTGTAATATTAGCACCAATTACAGAAGAAATACTATTTCGAGGTATTATTTTTAAGAAATTACACAATAATATAAATTTAAAGACCGCTATAGTGATTCAAGCAATGTTATTTTCATTTGTTCATTTCAATTTAGCTCAAACACTCCCTACGTTTCTACTTGGCGTAGTGCTCGCATACATGTATTACAAAACTAATAATTTATGGGTACCAATTTTTATTCACATTATCTATAATGGACTTGCAACATTTATCACTAATGTAGATGAGAATATGCAAACCATCTTAGCTATCGGAATGCATTCAATCGCTGTGATTACAGTTATTTATTTAATTTATTTATATACAAAAAAGAGAAAAATTCTTAAAGTTGCTACTGACTAA
- a CDS encoding sodium ion-translocating decarboxylase subunit beta — MLQAIIDFIKSTGIYAIFAVNGMWGNVLMIMIAFLLLYLAIKKGFEPLLLLPIAFGMLLTNLPLSGMMSTPIMDLVAKSPDAHGTLLNVSNAGQGILELNQPGGLLYYLFQGDHLGIFPPLIFMGVGAMTDFGPLIANPKSLLLGAAAQFGIFITFIGAIASGLFTAQQASAIAIIGGADGPTAIYVASKMAPELLGSIAVAAYSYMALVPVIQPPIMKLLTTKEERVIKMEQMRHVSTLEKILFPIMVTVIVSLIVPPATTLIGMLMLGNLFKESGVVGRLEDTAKNGLMNIVTIFLGVSVGATASADKFLVAQTLAIIVLGALAFAIGTAAGVLMAKFMNKVSGGRINPLIGSAGVSAVPMAARVSQVVGQKENPSNFLLMHAMGPNVAGVIGSAVSAGVLLSLFLY, encoded by the coding sequence ATGCTACAAGCTATAATTGATTTTATTAAATCAACTGGTATATACGCTATATTTGCTGTAAATGGAATGTGGGGTAATGTACTTATGATAATGATAGCTTTTCTTTTGCTTTACTTGGCTATTAAAAAAGGTTTTGAACCACTTTTGTTATTGCCTATAGCATTTGGAATGCTACTTACAAACTTGCCTCTTTCAGGTATGATGTCAACTCCTATTATGGATTTAGTTGCAAAATCGCCTGATGCTCATGGTACATTATTAAATGTATCGAATGCAGGACAAGGTATTTTAGAATTAAATCAACCTGGTGGACTTCTTTACTATTTGTTCCAAGGTGATCATCTAGGAATATTCCCTCCACTTATTTTTATGGGTGTTGGTGCAATGACAGACTTTGGTCCACTTATTGCGAATCCTAAATCATTACTTCTTGGTGCAGCCGCACAGTTTGGTATATTTATTACATTCATTGGTGCAATAGCATCAGGATTATTTACAGCACAACAAGCGAGTGCAATCGCTATTATCGGTGGTGCTGATGGACCAACAGCAATATATGTTGCTTCTAAAATGGCACCTGAATTATTAGGTTCAATTGCAGTTGCTGCATATTCATATATGGCGCTTGTTCCAGTTATTCAACCACCAATAATGAAATTATTAACTACTAAAGAAGAAAGAGTTATTAAAATGGAACAAATGAGACACGTTTCGACTCTTGAAAAAATTCTTTTTCCGATAATGGTTACAGTTATTGTTTCTCTAATAGTTCCACCTGCTACAACTCTTATTGGTATGCTTATGTTAGGTAACTTATTTAAAGAGTCCGGAGTAGTTGGAAGACTAGAAGATACAGCCAAAAATGGACTTATGAATATTGTTACAATATTCCTTGGAGTTTCAGTTGGCGCAACTGCAAGCGCAGATAAATTTTTAGTTGCACAAACACTTGCGATTATTGTTTTAGGAGCATTAGCATTTGCAATTGGAACAGCAGCTGGTGTACTTATGGCTAAATTTATGAACAAAGTAAGTGGAGGAAGGATTAATCCTCTTATTGGTTCTGCTGGAGTTTCAGCTGTACCAATGGCTGCAAGAGTTTCGCAGGTAGTAGGACAAAAAGAAAATCCTTCTAACTTCCTACTTATGCATGCGATGGGACCTAATGTTGCTGGCGTAATTGGTTCAGCGGTTTCAGCTGGTGTTCTTTTATCGCTATTCTTATACTAA
- a CDS encoding biotin/lipoyl-containing protein, with translation MKKFNITVNGKTFEVEVEEVGGSSVSAPRAVSATPAAPTPKAAPAPKVAPKAAPKAAPAGGNSINAPMPGTVLDVKVSEGDSVTDGQVLLILEAMKMENEIMAPSAGKIVSVQVQNGASVNSGDVLIVME, from the coding sequence ATGAAGAAGTTTAATATAACTGTTAATGGTAAAACGTTTGAAGTAGAAGTTGAAGAGGTTGGCGGTTCATCAGTTTCTGCGCCAAGAGCAGTGTCGGCTACTCCAGCAGCACCTACACCAAAGGCGGCGCCTGCACCAAAAGTAGCACCAAAAGCAGCACCAAAAGCAGCGCCTGCTGGTGGAAATAGTATTAATGCTCCAATGCCTGGAACAGTATTAGATGTAAAAGTATCTGAAGGTGATTCAGTTACTGATGGTCAAGTGTTACTTATACTAGAAGCTATGAAAATGGAAAATGAAATTATGGCACCGTCAGCTGGTAAAATTGTATCAGTTCAAGTACAAAATGGCGCATCTGTAAATTCTGGTGACGTACTAATTGTAATGGAATAA
- a CDS encoding OadG family protein: MNISEILQQFKDPNTIMNMSFSAKMTASLVVTILGMGITFAALIIIRYSTSLLSHIVNKAENKKNNIQVVKKEAVLKNVVTKEDDEINEELISVITAAIASSLNTSIHNIVVSNIVRVKDSTPAWGVAGRSNLINSKVNIKK; the protein is encoded by the coding sequence ATGAATATAAGTGAAATTTTACAGCAGTTTAAAGATCCAAATACTATTATGAACATGAGTTTTTCTGCTAAAATGACGGCTTCGTTAGTTGTTACTATTTTAGGTATGGGTATAACGTTTGCTGCTTTAATAATTATTAGATATAGTACAAGTTTACTATCTCATATTGTTAATAAAGCTGAAAATAAGAAAAATAATATACAAGTAGTTAAAAAAGAAGCTGTTCTTAAAAATGTAGTAACTAAAGAAGATGATGAAATTAATGAAGAACTTATTTCAGTAATTACAGCAGCTATTGCTTCGTCACTAAATACTTCTATTCATAATATAGTAGTAAGTAATATTGTAAGAGTTAAAGACTCAACTCCTGCATGGGGTGTGGCTGGTAGAAGTAATTTGATAAATAGTAAGGTTAATATAAAGAAGTAA
- a CDS encoding acyl-CoA carboxylase subunit beta: protein MSKLQDLRQRKEKIALGGGEKRVQKQHEKGKLTARERINLLFDEGSFVELDAFVKHRCTNFGMEKVDAPAEGVVTGYGKVDGRLVYAYSQDFTVVGGSLGEMHAAKICKVMDNAMKVGSPVVGLNDSGGARIQEAVDALSGYGKIFYRNTLASGVIPQITAIMGPCAGGAVYSPALTDFTFMVDKTSQMFITGPQVIKTVTGEDVTAEALGGAMTHNRISGVAHTIVSNDEECISEIRRLLSFLPSNNMETAPTFDGGESNIIIEELNSIIPDNPNKPYDIHDVIKLIVDDADFFEYQPHFAKNIVTGFARINGESVGIVANQPKVLAGCLDINASDKSARFVRTCDSFNIPLLTIVDVPGFLPGTSQEYGGIIRHGAKMLYAYSEATVPKVSLIIRKAYGGAYLAMCSKDLGADLVLAWPSAEIAVMGPQGAANIIFRKEISGADDPITMRKTLIDDYTNEFATPYKAAERGFVDDVIEPSSSRPRLIDAFDMLKSKREEMPPKKHGNIPL, encoded by the coding sequence ATGTCCAAGCTTCAAGATTTACGTCAGAGAAAAGAAAAAATTGCTCTTGGCGGTGGAGAAAAAAGAGTACAAAAGCAACATGAAAAAGGCAAATTAACTGCTAGAGAAAGAATCAATTTATTATTTGATGAGGGTTCATTTGTAGAATTAGATGCTTTTGTAAAGCATAGATGTACAAATTTTGGAATGGAAAAAGTTGATGCTCCAGCAGAAGGCGTTGTAACAGGTTATGGAAAAGTTGATGGAAGACTTGTTTACGCTTATTCTCAAGATTTTACTGTAGTAGGTGGATCTCTTGGAGAAATGCACGCAGCTAAAATTTGTAAAGTTATGGATAATGCAATGAAAGTTGGTTCTCCGGTAGTTGGGTTGAATGACTCTGGTGGGGCAAGAATTCAAGAAGCGGTTGATGCACTTTCTGGATATGGAAAAATATTCTATAGAAATACTTTAGCTTCTGGAGTAATTCCTCAAATAACTGCAATAATGGGACCATGTGCAGGTGGGGCAGTTTATTCTCCAGCACTTACTGATTTTACTTTTATGGTAGATAAAACTTCTCAAATGTTTATAACAGGTCCTCAGGTTATTAAGACTGTTACTGGTGAAGATGTTACTGCTGAAGCTTTAGGTGGAGCTATGACACACAACAGAATTAGTGGTGTTGCTCATACTATAGTAAGTAATGATGAAGAATGTATTTCAGAAATAAGAAGATTGTTAAGTTTCTTACCATCTAATAATATGGAGACAGCTCCTACTTTTGATGGTGGAGAAAGTAATATAATAATTGAAGAATTAAATTCAATTATTCCAGATAATCCTAATAAACCTTATGATATCCATGACGTTATTAAGTTAATTGTGGATGATGCAGATTTCTTTGAGTATCAACCTCATTTTGCAAAGAATATCGTTACAGGTTTTGCAAGAATTAATGGTGAATCAGTAGGTATTGTTGCTAATCAGCCAAAAGTTTTAGCGGGATGTTTAGATATAAATGCTTCTGATAAATCGGCTAGATTTGTGAGAACATGTGATTCATTTAATATTCCACTCTTAACTATTGTCGATGTTCCTGGATTTTTACCTGGAACTTCTCAAGAATATGGTGGAATTATAAGACATGGTGCAAAAATGCTTTATGCATATAGCGAAGCTACTGTTCCAAAAGTATCTTTAATTATTAGAAAAGCATATGGCGGAGCTTATCTTGCTATGTGTTCTAAAGACCTTGGAGCAGATCTTGTTCTTGCGTGGCCAAGTGCTGAAATTGCAGTAATGGGACCTCAAGGTGCTGCGAATATTATATTTAGAAAAGAAATTTCTGGTGCTGATGATCCTATTACTATGAGAAAAACTTTGATAGATGATTATACGAATGAATTTGCAACTCCATATAAAGCTGCAGAGAGAGGTTTTGTTGATGATGTAATTGAACCAAGCTCATCTAGACCAAGATTAATTGATGCTTTTGATATGCTTAAATCTAAGAGAGAAGAAATGCCTCCTAAAAAGCATGGAAATATTCCACTATAA
- the mce gene encoding methylmalonyl-CoA epimerase, whose protein sequence is MKAMKIDHIGIAVKNLDDAVKVYSEVLGLELGGIEVVEEQKVRVAFLPVGDSEIELLESTSEDGPIAKHIERSGEGIQHIAFKVENIEKAIEDMKNKGMRMIDEKPRYGAGGARIAFVHPKTTNRVLVELTER, encoded by the coding sequence ATGAAAGCTATGAAGATTGACCATATTGGTATTGCTGTAAAAAATCTTGATGATGCCGTAAAAGTATATTCTGAAGTGTTAGGTTTGGAATTAGGCGGAATTGAGGTTGTAGAAGAACAAAAGGTAAGGGTAGCGTTTTTACCAGTAGGAGATTCTGAAATCGAACTTTTAGAGTCAACATCAGAAGATGGACCTATTGCAAAACATATTGAAAGAAGTGGAGAAGGAATTCAACATATCGCTTTTAAAGTTGAAAATATTGAAAAAGCAATAGAAGATATGAAGAATAAAGGCATGAGAATGATCGATGAAAAACCTCGTTATGGTGCAGGTGGAGCTAGAATTGCATTTGTACATCCTAAAACAACAAATAGAGTATTGGTAGAATTAACAGAAAGGTAA